The sequence below is a genomic window from Nicotiana tomentosiformis chromosome 6, ASM39032v3, whole genome shotgun sequence.
ATTTTGGTTCGTACATCATCATTAGCAAGCAATCTGGTAGAACTGATTTAATTATATCTCCGTTTTCGACTTCATTCTTTTCTGTGGCCGCAATTTCTACATCAGATTTTGTTgctatttcttcttcttcatcttcgtcAATGTGTCCCGACAAGAGTGTTTCTTCGATTTCTTTATTTATAGTAGAATTGAATGTTTCGTCTTCTTCTGTTGCTTCCGATGTATCTTCTCTGGATTCGCTAGAGTTTTCTGAAAATGATGAATAGCTCTGAATGCTGctgccttcttcttcttcttctttctctggTTCAGTGACTTTGTTATCTTCAATGTTCTCTGTAGTTTGATCTATAGTTGATTCTTCTACTTGTCCAAGGGAGTTAATTTCTGCTACAATTGGATTTATCTCActcttttcttcatcttcttgctCTGTTTCTGGCTCTAATTCGATGCTCTTGAGCTTTTCTTCGTCTTTACTACTTTCTATCTCCATTTCCATAATCTCTACTGATTCTGAGATCTCTTCATTTTCCACAAGATTTACTGAATCACTGGTTTCCTCCGTCTCTTCGCACCCTTTGTCAATCACTTCAAGCTCATTATTCCACTCAAATTTCTCTGCATCTGCTAGTTCTTTTTCCACCTGCTCATTttctccaatttcttcttttTCATTATTTACTTTTCGAGCAGGTGATTCCCAGAATTTATTGGTAAGATCGGCCATTTTCATAGGATCAGATCGACATCTCATTAAAAGCAAAGCATTCTTAGGCGGAACGCAAATGCTAACTCTGGCTTTCTCTTCTTCCTCTCGTACTCCTAATTCCTTCTTTTTTACATTAGTCTCAATATCCTTAAACTCAATATCTTCAAACACATGCCTTCTCGAACTCCTCATTCTACTTTTCATTTCCTCAATTctctccttttcttcttcttccccaTTATTAGCTACCACAAACTCAATGTCTCTATTTTTTTCTGTTTCCCCATTTTGTAATGCAACTAGCCATCTAGCAAAAGCACACTTAGATCCGTTAATTTTCTCTTCCTTTTCTTTCTCGTTCGTCGAAAAACACGACGAACGACAAGGAAATAAACAGCTGAACTCCCTCAAAGCTTCGTATATCGTCAATGGCAAATGAACCCAACTCTGATTTCTATGTGCCGCACATTCTTGTGGTGGCTGAAAATGCACACTTAAACTCCTTTGATTCAATACATCAGGGGCTTGTTCTATTTTACTGAAACTTCCATTGCCCCTTCTTTTGGACAAGCTACGTGAGTGTTTTACTTTTTTCTTGGTTTTCATTTTCACTTGACCAATGCACGTTACTTTAGGAGAAGATGGTTCTGGGTTTTCAAAATTAGACCCACGTTTCTTGTTAGTGCAGGGAAACATAGGGGACTGGCCACCCTTTATACTGCCATTGGTTTTAAGCCTGCGGCTGAGGGAAGTGTGAAGAGAGAGAGGTGGGTCACGAGCATGGCTAGGGCTAAGAATAGATTTGGAAAGCTTCATTgctgatgaagaagaagaaagacgaGAAGTGAAGCAGATGAAAAGTTCACTggttgtagtagtagtagtagtgttGGTGCGGTGATGGGGTCTGTCTAAGTCCATTAGCTAGGATAGGACATTGATTTCTTGGTTTTCAGTACATTGTTATAGACATTGGATTATAGTGGGGTCTGAAACTGTAAAAAGCTGTGTTTTGTATGGTGCGTATCTGGTAGAAGAACAGAAAGGGAGGGTGACTGTGGAGTTTGTAGAATGAGAAAAAAGGGGCTAACAATGCAAAACTATGGGGGGAAGATGATGAAATGTTGTTTGTCTTTAGTTGAATGTGAAGATGATTTTGCTGGGGGTAGGGAGTAGGGCTCTATGTCCAATTTAATATTTGCCAGATTCATAGTATGACAAAAAGTGCACTCTCCACACCTATTAATTAATTTCGAAACCCCAAAAATTACCCATAATTAGAGAGATTAAGTTTACATCATGAGGTCTTTCAACGGTAAACTTGCAATCACTGTCATCGCTAAGACAAAATTAGGGAAAATTCTGAGAAACCTCATTCCATTCgaaaacaaaatatacataaattaatAATGCAGGAATTAGTTAATTAATAATGTAGGAATTATTTCATGTTGTGTGTTTGGTTTATTGAACTAAAAGGTTATGAGTTTACAATGATACTTTACTTTCATAGGCTTCTAGGAAGAAAAAAAACTTGTGTGCTTTTATTGTTTTATCCATGTATAAATtatgcatgtattaattattCCATGTTGATAGTATTATAAAGTTATACCAACATTGTGTATAACTTTATACAAGAATTAACTCTACATTATACATAGATAGaaaatatatacaacaacaataacaacgacccagtaaaatttcactaatgggatctgggagggtagtgtgtacgcagaccttacccctaccccgaatgagtagagaggctattttcgaaagaccttcggctaaaaaaaaataaaaagacaaaaaggagacaatattagtatcacaacaacaatcataggataaatagaaacaccatgaaatccagaaaaaagatacaaagcaaagggagacaatattagtaaatattagtatcatcacaacaatcataagaaaaataggaacaccatgaaatctagaagaaagatgcaaagcaaaagcgatagctagtaaataggacatgcactgaaaagcgaaatagtaagccacaacattgccactagctatcttataCAAAAACCTTACATGGCTAGTCctacaatggtacgaagtaaggcacgactcaactacctcctaacctacaaccctaatgcttgacctccacatcttcctatcaagtgacATATCCTCGGAAATctagagcctcgccatatcctgcctgatcacctctccccaatacttcttaggtcgccttctacctcttctcgtgccttccacaaccagctgctcacacctccttaccggagcatctgggcttctcctctggacatgtccgaaccatctaagcctcgcttcccgcatcttgtcaacaaagggagccacatgcaccttctcccggatatcatcattcctaatcttatctatcctagtgtgcctgcacatccaccgcaacatcctcatttctgctactttgatcttctggatatgtgagttcttaacgggctaAAACTCAGCCTCATACATcatggtcggtctaaccaccgctttataaaacttacctttgagtatcggtggcactctcttatcacacaggactctagatgctaacctccacttcatccatcctaccccaatacggtgtgtgacatcctcgtcgatctccccccctggataaccgaaccaaggtacttgaagctgcctctactcgggatgacctgcgaatcaagcctcacatccacaccctcttcccctggctcagcgttgaacttacactccaggtattccgtcttcatcctgctcagcttgaaacccttagactcaagagcatgTCTCAAAACCTcgagcctctcgttaacaccggctcgcgactcatcaatcagaactatgtcatcggcgaatagcatgcaccatggcacatccccttaaatatggtgtgttaacgcgtccatcaccagtgcgaataagaacggactgagcgtagaaccttggtgtaacaccattacaaccggaaaatgctcagaaTCGCCTCCTACTATCCTGACCCGAGttttagccccatcatacatgtccttaatcgccataatgtatgGAACCGACACACATTTttcctccaggcatctccagagaatttctctaggaaccttgtcatacgctttctctaggtcaataaacaccatgtgcagatccttcttcctctctctgtatagttccaccaaccttctaacaaggtgtatagcttctgtagtcgaacgacccggcatgaacccgaactggttgtcggatacagacactgtcatcctcaccctcgcttcaaccaccctctcccacactttcatggtatgactcagtaatttgatacccctataattgttacaactctggatatcacctttgttcttatacaatggaaccaccgtactccactttcactcatctggcatcctcttccccttaaaaataatattaaacaacctagtcaaccactccaaacctgctctccccacatacttccaaaattccaccaaaatttcgtctggcccggtcgctctgctcctactcatcttacgcatagctctcacgacctcctcaacctcgatacgcctgcagtatccaaagtcacggtgactctcggaatgctccaattcacctagcacaatatctcgatccccttcttcattcagaagtttatgaaagtaagtctgccatctcctcttaatctgggcatcttccatcaatactctaccatcttcgtccttgatgcatctcacttggtccaaatcccgagccttcctctctctcaacttggccagccggaataacttcttctccccacctttttttcccaattcctcgtacatacgatcATAAGTCGCaatcttagcctctgtgaccgccaacttagcctccttcctagctaccttatacctctccataCACACTCGCCTCTCCATATGCCGCAGTTTTAGCCTCTATACCAAATATAAAATAACTATAACAACTCCCTTATACCATAATTATTTCTTCCTATACACCATACCAAATGATCCCTAAGAGTTTGCATCAAATTAATAGatgtataaaatatatttgtacatAAGCTTTTTCATTTAATTATGAATAGTAATATACATTTTGCCTCATTAAATTACTTACTCATGGTAATTTGATATCATTTAAAAAATACTGGATGTGAAGAAATATAACCACATCGATCCAACACTAATTCTATTGCGAGTAGCAAAATCATGCTCACCTCTTTTGTTTTAATGTCTTTGCAACAAGTAATAACTTTGTTATTGTTCgataataatatttctatattaTTGTAAATTATCTTCTTCTAACTTTAATAATTAA
It includes:
- the LOC104092038 gene encoding uncharacterized protein, whose protein sequence is MDLDRPHHRTNTTTTTTTSELFICFTSRLSSSSSAMKLSKSILSPSHARDPPLSLHTSLSRRLKTNGSIKGGQSPMFPCTNKKRGSNFENPEPSSPKVTCIGQVKMKTKKKVKHSRSLSKRRGNGSFSKIEQAPDVLNQRSLSVHFQPPQECAAHRNQSWVHLPLTIYEALREFSCLFPCRSSCFSTNEKEKEEKINGSKCAFARWLVALQNGETEKNRDIEFVVANNGEEEEKERIEEMKSRMRSSRRHVFEDIEFKDIETNVKKKELGVREEEEKARVSICVPPKNALLLMRCRSDPMKMADLTNKFWESPARKVNNEKEEIGENEQVEKELADAEKFEWNNELEVIDKGCEETEETSDSVNLVENEEISESVEIMEMEIESSKDEEKLKSIELEPETEQEDEEKSEINPIVAEINSLGQVEESTIDQTTENIEDNKVTEPEKEEEEEGSSIQSYSSFSENSSESREDTSEATEEDETFNSTINKEIEETLLSGHIDEDEEEEIATKSDVEIAATEKNEVENGDIIKSVLPDCLLMMMYEPKLSMEVSKETWVHSTDFILPEREKQAKSVKKRISIESKPPHPASDNRSDQQLLVPPRSSCCLPAAGVPPMSMATMIEQKLVKAMAYEPFVLTRCKSEPMRTAAAKVAPESCFWKNRKFEPHRPATYGVGF